The sequence CACCAGTTCCAGCCACAGCAGGTGCCCGCCCACTGCCAGAAATATCAATGTCAGGACGATCCCGAAATACTGGCCCAGAGCGCCGCTTTGCGCGCCGCTATTCGGATCGATGGCAGTGGCAATGGCCATGCCCATCGTGCCCGAAATCAGTTCCGCCCCGATCAGCGGCGCAGCGAAGCTGAGCTGCAGGGTGAAGCCCAGGGCGAAACCGATCAGCGCCTCTCCCGCGATGGTAACCAGCCCGCCGATGGAATCCATATCGGGCGGTATCGCCACCGGCGTCCATACCAGCACGAACACTGCCACCGCGGCGGCCAGCACGATGCGCAATTGTACCGGAACGCTCATCGCGCCGAAAATGGGCGCGGCGATCAAGGCCGCTCCGATGCGGATCATCACGAAGATCAGCTGCCACAGCTGCGCCTCGACATTGCCGAAGCCGAGATCGGGCAGGAGCATGCTCGCTCAGCCCGAGATACCGGCGATGCCGGCAAAGATATCGCCGAAGAAATCGCCGATCAGCGTGATCATGCTGGCCCCCATGAACACCAGCACCAGCGCGATGGTCGCCAGTTTGGGCACGAAGGTCAGCGTCTGTTCGTTGACCGAAGTCGCCGCCTGGATTACACCGACCACCAGGCCGACGGTCAGCGCAGCCAGCAGGATCGGCGCGGCGACCAAAGCGGTCACCCACAGCATCCGGTCGGTCAGGGCGAGCAGGGAAGCGGGATCGTCCATTTTTCAGCCCCCCTTTTTAAGCAAAGCTCATCGCGAGGCTGCCCATCAGCATCGCCCAGCCATCGACCAGCACGAACAATAGCAGCTTGAACGGCAGCGAAACGATGGTCGGGCTGAGCATCATCATGCCCAGGCTCATCAGCACGCTGGCCACCACCAGATCGATCACCAGGAACGGCAGGAACAGCATGAAGCCGATCTGGAACGCGGTTTTCAGCTCGCTGGTGACGAAAGCGGGCAGCAGGATGGAAAACGGCACATCCTGCGGCGCCGCGAATTTTTCCGCCCCGGCCATGTCGGCGAACATGGTCAGATCGGTTTCGCGCGTCTGGCGGATCATAAATGCGTGGAAACTGGTTCCCGCCGCCTCGATCGCGGCATCGGCCTCGATCGTTCCGGCGGCATAAGGCTCGATCGCGTTGGCGTTCACATCGCTCAATGTCGGGGCCATGATGAACAGGCTGAGGAACAGCGACAAGCCGATCAACACCTGGTTGGGCGGCGATTGCTGCAAGCCCAGCGCCTGGCGCAGGATGCTGAGCACGATCAGGATGCGGGTGAAGCTGGTCATCATCAGCACCAATGCCGGCAGGATCGTCAGCAAACCCATCAGCAGCAGGATTTGCAGGCTGAAACTCAGCGGCGCATCGCCGCCGGAGCCGCCTTCTGCACTGTCCAGCGCGCGTTCCAGCGCCCCGCCAATGCCGCTTTGCGCAGCTGCGGTTTCGGGCACCAGGAGTACTGCGGCGCAGATGATCGCGGCGAATATCGGCAGGAGGCGGATCATTGCACCTGCTCCGCTTCGGCCAAGCGGGTCAGCCCCTGCTTGGTGCTGCCGACGAGTATTTCCTTGCCGCGAAATTCTACCACGGCGAGGCGGATGCCGGGCGCCAGCAGCGTGGTTTCCACCAGCTTGACCGCCCGCACGCTGTCTCCCCCGCCGCCCATCCGCGCCTGCATCTTGCGGGCCAGCGCAAGGCAGCCCCAGATCGCCAGCGCGAGCAGCGGCAGCATTACTGCCAGCTTGAGCAGGTACCAGCCCATCAGCCCTGCCCGCCCAGCTCGGCCTGAACGTCGGCCGGAACCGGAGTGGGAACGGGTCCAGCCTGGGACGCGTCGTCGCCTCCGTCATCATCGCCGACCATTTCCACGATCTTCAGCGCGAAGCGGTTGCCTTCGGTGATCACTTCGGCCTTCGCGATGGGTTTTCCATTCACAAACACGTCGAGCAATTCGTCGGTCAGCCGGTCGAGCGGCACCACGCTGTCTTCCCCCAGCGTCATCACATCCTTCAGCTTCATCTCGGTGCGGCCCAGTTCGACCGACAGGCAGACATCGACATTGCGCAGGAAATCGAATCCGCGCCCGGCCTGGGCGGCGCGGCCCATCCCCGCAGCGTGGCCCGGCGTTTCGATAGGTGTCTGGATGCTCATGTTAAATCTTCCCCGTTTGCAATCTGTCTGAAAGTGTCCGCTCCGCCGATGCGCAGCGCCATGCGCTCGTCCAGCGTACCGATGGTGCCGGTGGCGATGTCATGGCCGCCGATGCGCAGCGGCACTTCGCGGCGCAGCGGCAAAGCGATGGTCGCGCCGGGCCGCAGCGCGGAAATGCGCGATACCGGCAGTTTCAATTCCGCCAGAACCGCGCACAATTCGATCGGAATGTCGCCGAACGGGCTGCGCGCGGGATGGGCCGGCGCGCGGCGCGCCGCGGGCACTGGCGAGCCTGCTGCGGCATCGCTTAGCCAGGCCGGCAAAGCGCGCGCATCGGCGAGCAGCCGGATCGTCCAGCTGCCTTCTTCCCCAGCGGCCGCATCATTGCCGCCGGATGGGTCGATATTGAGGTCGACCACGAAACATTCGCCGATCCGCGCAAAGGGGATCAGCTTGACCAGCTTACCATCCTGCCGCTTCAACACGGCCTCCCGGCCTTCGCCCAAGGCGCTGCCGATGGCCGATGCGAGCATGGCGCCAAACCTTTTTAGCGTCAGTCCGGCCGATGCGGGCAAGACTTGCGGAGCTTCGCTGCCAATATCGCCGCTGCCCCCAAACGCCCGGTCGCACAGTGCCAGCGCATCGCGCCCACCGATGGAAGCGGTCAACGCATGCGGTCCGTCGGGATCGCCGATCAGGAAATGCGCCGCGGCCCCTTCGTGCTCGGTCACGCAGTTGGATGCGTCGGCCCGTTCCGCAGCGGCGCAGGTGACGCGCGGCTTCACGCCGCCCATCAATTCGCCCAGCGGCCCGGCCAGCGCGCGGGCAGCCGCCTCGGCAAACTCGCGAACGGCTTCATCGGCATCGCCAGCCGCGCGCGGCGGCGGAACCAGCTCGGCGCAGTGGCTCGCCAACACGCGCGCTCCGCGAATTTTACGCTCGGCGCTCATTGGACCAGATACGTCCGGAAATGGACCTGATCGACCCCGCCGAAGCCTTCCTTTTCGGTCAGCACGCGGTTGATCGCCTTGGCCAGCCGTTCCTGCAGTCGCTGCTTGCCTTCGACCGAATAGGCATCGTCTTCGGGCGTATTGGCCAGCTCGACCAGGATCGCGGATCGCACGGCCAGCTCGTGGCGCTTGAGCCATTGCAGCACGCGCCCGTCATGCCGGGTGGATGCTGCCAGGCTGAGCTGGACCAGCCCCGCCGAATCCTTCAAATTCGCGGTGAAGCCTTCTTCGAAACTGTAATAGGATGTGCGGTATTCGCTGCCGCCTTCGCCATCGACGAAGGTGCTGGTATCGTCCGCATCGGGGTCCACCCGGTACGGATCCTCCGCTCCCTTGGCAAGCAGCTTGGGCTTGTCCGGCTCCTGTGCCCCGGCGGGGGTGCCGACATAGCCAAGCTGCATCGCCCCGACCGTGCCGCCTATGCCGACGCCCAGCAGGACGAGCGCGCCCACCACCATTTTCAACTTGCCGCCCTTCTTGGCGGGCGCTTCGTCTGTGTTCTTATCTGCCATGCTTGGTTCCAATTATCGGATGAAATGGTCAGGCGTAGAGCGCGCCGTCGCCGCCGGCTTCGGCGTGCGGCTGCGAGAGCTGCGCGCCGGGTTCGTCGAGCTTGCCGGAGTGCGCTGCATCCTGTTCGGCGATGTGCCGCCGGGCACCGCCACGCGGCTGCGCATCCGGGCGCGCCTGGTCGGATTGTTGTCCGTGCGAGGGCGTGTCCGTCTGTGGACCGCGTTCAACACGGTCGGCCTGCGCCCGCTCGGCCAAGCTACGTTCGGGTGCGGGCCGGTCGGCGACCGCGCGTTCGGCCAAGGCCGCCTGCACGGCCGGGGCGAAATCGGGATCGGCGCTGGACAGGGCGAATTTCAGGCCTGCCGCTGCAGTTTCCAGGCGCAGCGCGACATGGCCGAACTCGTCATGGCGAACGGCCATCGAAGCACGCCCGCCGACCTTGCCCATCTGCGCCTGATCGCGCGCCTCGGCCAACCGCTCGACCACGGCATCGTGATCATGCGCCAACGATGCGGCGGCGCTGGGCGTGGTGGCAGGCGCGGGCGTAGTGGCACCGGCCGCCGGCTGGGCCGCGATCTGCGGCGCGGCGGCTGTGTCGGCGGCGGCTGGCTGAGGTGCCGCAACCTGGCCCGGGAGGGTGTCGGCCCGCAGGACGGGTGCCGCTGTTGGTACAGGTACAGGAGCGGGAGGGGGCGCAATCTTTTCACCCGATGGTCCCTTACCGCCCAGCTGCTGGACCAGCACGGCGGCCGTCCGGTCGATCACGGCGCGCAGTTCGGGAGACATGACTTTCGGTGCCAGATCGGAAGCGGGAACGGGCGCGTTAGGCGCTGCCGGCTTGGCCGGGCTAGCGCCCGCCTCGGTGACCGGCTGCAAAGGCCGAAAAGCTTTTGCCCCAGCGGCGTTGCTGGCGGCGGGAGTATCCGTAAAAGCGCCTCCTTTCGCCAGGCTTGCCGTGAACCGGTCGAGCATGGCCCGCGGCGCTGCGCCCGGCTCCGCCCAGTCCTCCGGGCGAGCGCTGACAGGCAGCGGCACAATATTCTCAGCCGGCTGCGCCAGCGATACCCCGGGGTGCGCCTCCGCCGGCGGCGATACGTCCGGCAATTCCGGCAAAGTTTTGCCGCCCGGCGGCAATAGCGGCAGGGATTTGCCGGTCGGCAGCAGCGATTTGTCCGCGGCAAGCTCCCCTTGCTCCAAGTCGCCAGGTATCTTCGCTGTGCCTGCGGCAGCGCCCGGCACAATCGGGGCGGTCAGCGGTGTCAGGCCGTCGATCAGGGCGGTGAAATCGAGCATGTGGACATCTGGCCCATCGGCGGGCGCTATCGCCCCTTCCGGCGGGGGCGTGTTACCGGGTAGGTTGGTCAATTGCGGGATCACTCGAGCCACCTCGTAAAAGCCTGCGCCGGACTGTCCGGCCACTGTTCAGCGGGTTCTATTCAATTTCCGTGCCAAATCGGGACTATCGTCTATCGAAGCGGCCAAGCGCAGTTCGTCCGCCAACTGGCGGGATCGTTCGGCCACCTTGTCGCGGCGGTGTTCCGCGCGGGCGAGCCGGTCCATCGCCGATGCCGAGCGCCTGTCCGCCAGATCGCCCTGTGCCCGTGTATCGCGCGCCAGGCGGCTCACCGCTGCGGCAAAGGCCGCGCGGTCCTGCAATGCGGCGGCGCTGGTCGGCGCGCTCACGCCGCTCTGTGCCGATCCAATCGCATCGACGCGCAGGGCAAGCGATTGCAGCCGCAGCCGGTCGGCATGGCATTCGGCGGCCTCGCGCAGGGCCGTCACCCGTTCGCTTTCGCGCAGCCGCTCGATCCGGCGGATGCGGGCTATTTTCAGGCGTGCCGGGCCGCTCATGGCGGGGTGTCGGCAAACAACGCCTGCAGCCCTGCAACCGCCTCGCCGGGCGCGGTGACTTCGGTGATTTCCTGCTGCACGAAAGCGCTGAGCGCCGGGTGTAGCGCCATCGCGCGGTCCACTGCCGGGTCCGCCCCTTCGCGGTACGCACC comes from Alteripontixanthobacter sp. and encodes:
- the fliR gene encoding flagellar biosynthetic protein FliR translates to MLLPDLGFGNVEAQLWQLIFVMIRIGAALIAAPIFGAMSVPVQLRIVLAAAVAVFVLVWTPVAIPPDMDSIGGLVTIAGEALIGFALGFTLQLSFAAPLIGAELISGTMGMAIATAIDPNSGAQSGALGQYFGIVLTLIFLAVGGHLLWLELVVDSYRSLPPGLGGFSAQDGQRIAAFGVRMFATGLAIALPVTLVLLLVQLTTGVISRSAPSLNLFALGLPAGILAGLAALIASAPLIADRFVDLSRAAIVQAGEVVER
- a CDS encoding flagellar biosynthetic protein FliQ → MDDPASLLALTDRMLWVTALVAAPILLAALTVGLVVGVIQAATSVNEQTLTFVPKLATIALVLVFMGASMITLIGDFFGDIFAGIAGISG
- the fliP gene encoding flagellar type III secretion system pore protein FliP (The bacterial flagellar biogenesis protein FliP forms a type III secretion system (T3SS)-type pore required for flagellar assembly.), which gives rise to MIRLLPIFAAIICAAVLLVPETAAAQSGIGGALERALDSAEGGSGGDAPLSFSLQILLLMGLLTILPALVLMMTSFTRILIVLSILRQALGLQQSPPNQVLIGLSLFLSLFIMAPTLSDVNANAIEPYAAGTIEADAAIEAAGTSFHAFMIRQTRETDLTMFADMAGAEKFAAPQDVPFSILLPAFVTSELKTAFQIGFMLFLPFLVIDLVVASVLMSLGMMMLSPTIVSLPFKLLLFVLVDGWAMLMGSLAMSFA
- a CDS encoding flagellar biosynthetic protein FliO, with the translated sequence MGWYLLKLAVMLPLLALAIWGCLALARKMQARMGGGGDSVRAVKLVETTLLAPGIRLAVVEFRGKEILVGSTKQGLTRLAEAEQVQ
- a CDS encoding FliM/FliN family flagellar motor switch protein; translated protein: MSIQTPIETPGHAAGMGRAAQAGRGFDFLRNVDVCLSVELGRTEMKLKDVMTLGEDSVVPLDRLTDELLDVFVNGKPIAKAEVITEGNRFALKIVEMVGDDDGGDDASQAGPVPTPVPADVQAELGGQG
- a CDS encoding FliM/FliN family flagellar motor switch protein encodes the protein MSAERKIRGARVLASHCAELVPPPRAAGDADEAVREFAEAAARALAGPLGELMGGVKPRVTCAAAERADASNCVTEHEGAAAHFLIGDPDGPHALTASIGGRDALALCDRAFGGSGDIGSEAPQVLPASAGLTLKRFGAMLASAIGSALGEGREAVLKRQDGKLVKLIPFARIGECFVVDLNIDPSGGNDAAAGEEGSWTIRLLADARALPAWLSDAAAGSPVPAARRAPAHPARSPFGDIPIELCAVLAELKLPVSRISALRPGATIALPLRREVPLRIGGHDIATGTIGTLDERMALRIGGADTFRQIANGEDLT
- a CDS encoding flagellar basal body-associated FliL family protein, with protein sequence MADKNTDEAPAKKGGKLKMVVGALVLLGVGIGGTVGAMQLGYVGTPAGAQEPDKPKLLAKGAEDPYRVDPDADDTSTFVDGEGGSEYRTSYYSFEEGFTANLKDSAGLVQLSLAASTRHDGRVLQWLKRHELAVRSAILVELANTPEDDAYSVEGKQRLQERLAKAINRVLTEKEGFGGVDQVHFRTYLVQ